A single window of Acinetobacter wuhouensis DNA harbors:
- the lpxA gene encoding acyl-ACP--UDP-N-acetylglucosamine O-acyltransferase, which yields MSSNELIHPTAIIDSSAVIAPDVQIGPYCIIGPQVTIDAGTKLHSHVVIGGFTRIGKNNEIFQFASVGEVCQDLKYQGEETWLEIGDNNKIREHCSLHRGTVQDKGITKLGSNNLLMVNTHVAHDCIIGNNNIFANNVGIAGHVHIGDFVIVGGNSGIHQFCKIDSYSMIGGASLILKDVPAYVMVSGNPAHAFGMNVEGMRRKGWSKNVIQGLRESFKLIYKEGLTTEQAIERIRQDILPEVEEAQLLIDSVLESKRGIVR from the coding sequence ATGAGCAGTAACGAATTAATACACCCAACAGCGATTATTGACTCTTCTGCGGTAATCGCACCCGATGTCCAAATAGGACCTTATTGCATTATTGGTCCTCAAGTGACGATTGATGCTGGCACTAAACTCCATTCGCATGTTGTGATTGGTGGTTTTACTCGAATTGGAAAAAATAATGAAATTTTCCAGTTTGCCAGTGTGGGTGAAGTTTGCCAAGATTTAAAATATCAAGGTGAAGAAACTTGGTTGGAAATCGGCGATAACAATAAAATTCGTGAACATTGCAGTTTACATCGTGGCACGGTGCAGGATAAAGGAATTACTAAGCTAGGTAGTAATAACCTATTGATGGTCAATACCCATGTTGCGCATGATTGTATTATTGGAAACAATAATATATTTGCAAATAATGTCGGTATTGCGGGTCATGTCCACATTGGTGATTTTGTTATTGTTGGTGGAAATTCTGGTATTCATCAATTCTGTAAGATTGACTCTTATAGCATGATTGGTGGAGCTTCATTGATTCTTAAAGACGTTCCTGCGTATGTGATGGTATCAGGTAATCCTGCACATGCCTTTGGTATGAATGTTGAAGGAATGCGTCGTAAAGGTTGGTCTAAGAATGTGATTCAAGGCTTAAGAGAGTCATTTAAACTGATCTATAAAGAAGGTTTAACGACTGAGCAAGCCATTGAGCGTATTCGCCAAGATATTTTACCTGAGGTTGAAGAAGCACAATTGCTGATTGATTCTGTATTAGAATCTAAACGTGGTATTGTTCGTTAA
- the fabZ gene encoding 3-hydroxyacyl-ACP dehydratase FabZ, whose translation MTESKSLPFTVPELPMQTQTIREYLPHRYPFLLVDRVTEVSENGIVGYKNVSINEEFMQGHFPGYPIMPGVLIVEAMAQISGVLGFIMNNEKPRPGSLFLFAGAEKIRFKKQVVPGDQLVLKSELLMQKRGIYKYLCTASVDGVVAATAEIIISHQKLEQA comes from the coding sequence ATGACTGAATCTAAATCTTTACCTTTTACGGTTCCTGAATTACCCATGCAAACTCAAACGATTCGTGAGTATCTTCCGCATCGTTATCCGTTTTTGCTCGTTGACCGTGTAACAGAAGTTTCAGAAAACGGGATTGTAGGTTACAAGAACGTTTCAATTAATGAAGAGTTTATGCAAGGTCATTTTCCTGGTTATCCTATTATGCCAGGTGTTTTGATTGTGGAAGCAATGGCGCAAATTTCAGGTGTACTCGGTTTTATCATGAATAATGAAAAACCAAGACCTGGTTCTTTATTCTTATTTGCTGGCGCAGAAAAAATTCGATTTAAAAAACAAGTCGTACCGGGTGATCAACTCGTGTTAAAATCTGAATTACTTATGCAAAAACGTGGCATTTACAAATATTTATGTACTGCCAGTGTTGACGGCGTGGTAGCAGCAACCGCTGAAATTATCATTTCTCATCAGAAATTAGAGCAGGCATGA
- the lpxD gene encoding UDP-3-O-(3-hydroxymyristoyl)glucosamine N-acyltransferase: MRSHRYKLDELAQLVQGELIGQSDLVLNGLASLEQAQPNHIAFVNGDKYLNEALNSKAGALIVTAELKDQLTIHHNFIVVANPYLAFAILTHVFETKVLKRGIESTAQISPSAIIADDAYIGHYVVIGDDCVVGANTIIQSNTRIDDGVEIGKDCFIDSQVTITGQTKIADRVRIHSNTAIGGEGFGFAPYQGKWNRIAQLGSVRIGNDVRIGSNCSIDRGALDDTILHDGVIIDNLVQIAHNVQIGENTAIAAKCGIAGSTTIGKNCILAGAVGVVGHINITDNVTITGMSMVTKNISEAGSYSSGTGQFETNHWKRTVVRLRQLADVPLTKLVKQIDHMQAQLESIESTLKSRK, translated from the coding sequence CCAGTTTAGAACAAGCTCAGCCAAATCATATCGCTTTTGTAAATGGCGATAAATATTTAAATGAAGCTTTAAACTCGAAAGCAGGGGCATTAATTGTCACCGCGGAGTTGAAAGATCAGTTGACAATACATCATAATTTTATCGTCGTTGCTAATCCATATCTTGCTTTCGCAATTTTAACCCATGTATTTGAAACTAAAGTTTTAAAACGTGGTATTGAAAGTACTGCGCAAATCTCCCCATCTGCGATTATTGCTGATGATGCTTATATCGGTCATTATGTCGTGATTGGTGATGATTGCGTAGTTGGGGCAAATACCATTATTCAATCCAATACACGTATAGATGATGGTGTTGAAATTGGTAAAGATTGCTTTATTGATTCGCAAGTCACGATTACGGGTCAAACGAAAATTGCTGATCGTGTACGCATTCACTCAAATACTGCGATTGGTGGCGAAGGTTTTGGTTTTGCACCTTACCAAGGGAAGTGGAATCGTATTGCGCAATTAGGTTCTGTCCGAATCGGAAATGATGTCCGAATCGGCTCAAATTGTAGTATTGATCGCGGTGCTTTAGATGACACAATTCTGCATGATGGTGTAATTATTGATAACCTTGTGCAAATCGCACATAACGTACAGATTGGTGAGAATACAGCTATTGCTGCGAAGTGTGGTATCGCAGGAAGTACGACGATTGGCAAAAACTGTATTCTTGCGGGTGCTGTAGGTGTGGTTGGTCACATTAATATCACAGATAATGTAACAATTACTGGAATGTCAATGGTGACAAAAAATATTTCTGAGGCTGGTTCTTATTCATCTGGAACAGGGCAATTTGAAACAAACCATTGGAAAAGAACAGTTGTTCGTCTGAGACAATTAGCAGATGTGCCATTGACCAAATTGGTGAAACAAATAGATCATATGCAGGCTCAATTAGAGTCCATTGAATCAACTTTAAAGTCGCGTAAATAA
- a CDS encoding YbgF trimerization domain-containing protein, whose amino-acid sequence MMLKKHALFSIALLSSATLYAIPIESRGLSDSSTSANNITNSASPIAGNMNWDLMQKNQQLENQIRELRGKIEEQDHAIDQLTKELTNRYTDLDQRLELLNQKLEPENTEQTEAPAENTSSANATSADNNTAAVVPAKPINNTTTQKQNTTATAENNTNTSDPIALEKAAYTIALDAYKKGGAKQAIAPMQNFIKNYPNSIYTGNAHFWLAEFNLAIEPANYNEAKKNYETVASKFPNSSKASRALYQLYSIAKDVNKNTQAANVYKTKLLNTYPKSEEAGYFKKS is encoded by the coding sequence ATGATGCTAAAAAAGCATGCCCTATTTTCTATTGCACTACTCAGCTCTGCAACCTTATATGCAATTCCAATAGAATCTCGTGGTCTAAGTGATAGCTCGACATCAGCCAATAATATTACAAATTCAGCCTCACCAATTGCGGGTAATATGAACTGGGATCTGATGCAAAAAAACCAACAACTAGAAAATCAAATCCGTGAATTGCGTGGCAAGATCGAAGAGCAAGATCATGCAATAGACCAACTCACAAAAGAACTTACTAATCGCTACACCGACTTAGATCAACGCCTTGAATTATTAAACCAAAAACTAGAACCTGAAAATACAGAGCAAACTGAAGCCCCAGCTGAAAACACCTCATCAGCAAATGCTACCTCGGCAGATAACAATACAGCTGCTGTCGTACCCGCAAAGCCTATCAACAATACAACCACACAGAAGCAAAATACGACAGCTACAGCCGAAAACAACACCAATACCAGTGATCCAATCGCTCTTGAAAAAGCAGCTTATACCATTGCATTAGATGCGTATAAAAAAGGTGGTGCTAAACAAGCCATTGCACCAATGCAAAATTTTATTAAAAACTACCCAAACAGCATCTATACAGGCAATGCGCATTTTTGGTTAGCAGAATTCAATCTCGCGATTGAACCTGCGAACTATAATGAAGCAAAGAAAAATTATGAAACAGTTGCGTCAAAGTTCCCAAACTCTTCCAAAGCTTCACGCGCTTTATATCAGCTTTATAGCATTGCCAAAGATGTCAATAAAAACACCCAAGCAGCGAATGTCTATAAAACCAAACTTTTAAATACCTATCCGAAATCTGAAGAAGCAGGTTATTTTAAAAAGAGTTAA